From a single Nicotiana tomentosiformis chromosome 2, ASM39032v3, whole genome shotgun sequence genomic region:
- the LOC104111904 gene encoding protein TRM32-like isoform X2, giving the protein MGKGLRLRDSSFTRESNPPGCLFGILHHLNHHHHRWHLVRKRLPNIRQGGGKHLPGDLGSNATAADSANTPEKVDAKADDSPTVVKTAGTQPRSSIKSRLKALITKELLSRKRVRHRRSLSYPTRTPLEQTASIDYLDPANVDPSPKIPLNDETLQHRENKYSSVASLLDPPLPGKRKDVVTTNDACELCAGMLDVNHLKQCDTNKNGKQPITDFTLRRTQSLYFRERTKNASTEESKLFLDALDLLNMREEVFLKILKDPNSSLAHQLHGTQASKGLTKSVSFPSRFSLGKIVRSSNHKSSQDNSVTSTNVNSEDEVAKGVPISSPVAKQNRHQSKLVLERFKNLRKKIRHMLKESNKEKRRIVMDAVLHKVLNDRSSFKDVKQGTNLPEKPSADGNDTSHYSSPFSKSQMKCYSRTSSLNESLDRYNRLLESCFSREEKQHSSEMSSFRASRSPSPARSRPIVLDRILSLPDLRNYPSFRIEDTPEVSYSETLDTAASTESSNSLKLKSLDVIPLGSEKQTKQDSSSDSKIPEDFVDVNETSDDLYGLNTEENFFPVECNMEATSSPNSKLDNSIPTPLPGMKFQEADTVSEELSTFEGISENALDTDEEGLLANEQKKSLFQVQVDERNKAEFNYVKDVLELSGFSGNIFMMNPSSVLEEMEGCLLAQPESSGYAEYGNCDQLLLFDLINEVLLQLYERSSLYWPRSLTTRSYIHPTPVAYHLLEEVWTDISWCLSFKLENDLSLDDAMSHDLAKRDNWMNLQFDAECVGLELEDLIFDDLLDELIFIDVY; this is encoded by the exons ATGGGAAAGGGTTTGCGCCTTCGAGATTCTAGTTTTACGAGAGAAAGTAATCCTCCAGGATGCTTGTTTGGGATACTTCATCATTTAAATCACCATCATCATCGGTGGCATCTAGTCCGAAAACGCCTCCCGAACATAAGGCAGGGTGGTGGAAAGCATCTTCCTG GAGATCTTGGAAGTAATGCAACTGCTGCTGATTCTGCTAATACTCCAGAAAAAGTAGACGCCAAAGCGGATGATTCCCCT ACTGTAGTGAAAACAGCAGGGACACAGCCCAGAAGTTCGATAAAATCTCGTTTAAAAGCTTTGATAACAAAAGAGCTACTATCTAGAAAAAGGGTCAGACATCGCCGAAGTTTGTCCTATCCTACAAGGACACCGCTGGAACAAACTGCTTCTATTGATTATCTAGACCCTGCAAATGTAGATCCTTCTCCAAAAATTCCTTTAAATGACGAGACTTTGCAGCATCGTGAGAACAAGTATTCTTCCGTTGCCAGTTTGTTAGATCCACCCTTGCCAGGGAAAAGAAAGGATGTTGTTACCACCAACGACGCATGTGAGTTGTGTGCTGGTATGCTCGATGTGAATCACTTAAAGCAATGTGATACTAACAAGAATGGGAAGCAACCAATTACAGACTTCACTCTCCGTCGTACACAATCActttattttagagagaggacCAAAAATGCTTCAACTGAAGAGTCAAAGCTATTTTTGGATGCTCTTGATTTACTAAACATGAGAGAGGAGGTATtcctaaaaatattaaaggaccCTAATTCTTCGTTAGCGCATCAGTTACATGGTACACAGGCATCCAAAGGCTTAACCAAGTCCGTGTCATTTCCTTCCCGTTTTTCACTGGGAAAAATTGTCAGGTCAAGCAATCATAAGAGCAGTCAAGACAATTCAGTAACATCAACAAATGTGAATAGCGAGGATGAAGTTGCAAAAGGTGTGCCGATAAGTTCACCTGTTGCCAAACAGAATCGGCATCAAAGTAAACTTGTCCTTGAGCGTTTCAAGAACTTGAGGAAGAAAATAAGACATATGCTTAAGGAGAGCAATAAGGAGAAGCGTCGAATTGTCATGGATGCTGTCCTTCATAAGGTTCTAAATGATCGTAGCTCATTCAAGGACGTTAAACAAGGAACCAATTTACCTGAGAAGCCATCTGCAGATGGAAATGACACCAGTCACTACTCTTCTCCATTTAGCAAGAGCCAAATGAAATGCTATTCAAGAACGTCGTCGCTCAATGAATCTTTAGACAGATATAATAGATTACTTGAATCCTGCTTCAGTAGGGAAGAAAAACAACACAGCTCTGAAATGTCAAGTTTCAGAGCATCAAGATCACCCTCACCGGCTAGAAGTAGACCCATTGTCCTGGACAGGATTCTGTCTTTGCCTGATCTTAGAAATTATCCTTCTTTCCGAATTGAGGACACTCCCGAAGTCAGTTATTCAGAAACACTAGATACAGCTGCATCGACTGAATCGAGCAACAGCTTAAAACTGAAGTCCCTGGATGTTATTCCTTTAGGTTCAGAAAAGCAAACTAAACAAGATTCAAGTTCAGACTCCAAGATTCCTGAAGATTTTGTTGATGTCAATGAGACTTCCGATGACTTATATGGCTTAAACACAGAGGAAAACTTTTTTCCGGTTGAATGCAATATGGAGGCCACTTCATCTCCTAATTCCAAACTAGATAATTCAATTCCTACTCCTTTGCCTGGTATGAAATTTCAGGAAGCAGATACTGTCTCAGAAGAGCTCTCCACATTTGAAG GTATATCAGAAAATGCATTAGACACCGATGAAGAAGGACTATTGGCCAATGAACAGAAGAAAAGTCTTTTTCAAGTTCAAGTGGATGAAAGAAATAAAGCTGAATTCAATTATGTAAAAGATGTGTTGGAATTATCTGGCTTTAGTGGAAATATATTTATGATGAACCCTTCTTCAGTGTTAGAGGAAATGGAAGGATGTTTGCTTGCTCAACCCGAGAGTTCAGGATATGCTGAATATGGAAACTGTGATCAACTTCTTCTGTTTGATTTAATCAATGAGGTCTTATTACAACTTTATGAGAGATCATCTTTATACTGGCCAAGGTCTTTAACGACTCGTTCTTATATCCATCCAACACCTGTGGCCTACCATCTGCTTGAGGAAGTGTGGACGGATATAAGCTGGTGTCTCAGCTTCAAGCTGGAGAATGATCTATCACTTGATGATGCTATGAGCCACGATCTTGCAAAACGCGACAATTGGATGAACCTGCAGTTTGATGCCGAGTGTGTTGGATTGGAGCTCGAGG
- the LOC104111904 gene encoding protein TRM32-like isoform X1, with amino-acid sequence MGKGLRLRDSSFTRESNPPGCLFGILHHLNHHHHRWHLVRKRLPNIRQGGGKHLPAAGDLGSNATAADSANTPEKVDAKADDSPTVVKTAGTQPRSSIKSRLKALITKELLSRKRVRHRRSLSYPTRTPLEQTASIDYLDPANVDPSPKIPLNDETLQHRENKYSSVASLLDPPLPGKRKDVVTTNDACELCAGMLDVNHLKQCDTNKNGKQPITDFTLRRTQSLYFRERTKNASTEESKLFLDALDLLNMREEVFLKILKDPNSSLAHQLHGTQASKGLTKSVSFPSRFSLGKIVRSSNHKSSQDNSVTSTNVNSEDEVAKGVPISSPVAKQNRHQSKLVLERFKNLRKKIRHMLKESNKEKRRIVMDAVLHKVLNDRSSFKDVKQGTNLPEKPSADGNDTSHYSSPFSKSQMKCYSRTSSLNESLDRYNRLLESCFSREEKQHSSEMSSFRASRSPSPARSRPIVLDRILSLPDLRNYPSFRIEDTPEVSYSETLDTAASTESSNSLKLKSLDVIPLGSEKQTKQDSSSDSKIPEDFVDVNETSDDLYGLNTEENFFPVECNMEATSSPNSKLDNSIPTPLPGMKFQEADTVSEELSTFEGISENALDTDEEGLLANEQKKSLFQVQVDERNKAEFNYVKDVLELSGFSGNIFMMNPSSVLEEMEGCLLAQPESSGYAEYGNCDQLLLFDLINEVLLQLYERSSLYWPRSLTTRSYIHPTPVAYHLLEEVWTDISWCLSFKLENDLSLDDAMSHDLAKRDNWMNLQFDAECVGLELEDLIFDDLLDELIFIDVY; translated from the exons ATGGGAAAGGGTTTGCGCCTTCGAGATTCTAGTTTTACGAGAGAAAGTAATCCTCCAGGATGCTTGTTTGGGATACTTCATCATTTAAATCACCATCATCATCGGTGGCATCTAGTCCGAAAACGCCTCCCGAACATAAGGCAGGGTGGTGGAAAGCATCTTCCTG CGGCAGGAGATCTTGGAAGTAATGCAACTGCTGCTGATTCTGCTAATACTCCAGAAAAAGTAGACGCCAAAGCGGATGATTCCCCT ACTGTAGTGAAAACAGCAGGGACACAGCCCAGAAGTTCGATAAAATCTCGTTTAAAAGCTTTGATAACAAAAGAGCTACTATCTAGAAAAAGGGTCAGACATCGCCGAAGTTTGTCCTATCCTACAAGGACACCGCTGGAACAAACTGCTTCTATTGATTATCTAGACCCTGCAAATGTAGATCCTTCTCCAAAAATTCCTTTAAATGACGAGACTTTGCAGCATCGTGAGAACAAGTATTCTTCCGTTGCCAGTTTGTTAGATCCACCCTTGCCAGGGAAAAGAAAGGATGTTGTTACCACCAACGACGCATGTGAGTTGTGTGCTGGTATGCTCGATGTGAATCACTTAAAGCAATGTGATACTAACAAGAATGGGAAGCAACCAATTACAGACTTCACTCTCCGTCGTACACAATCActttattttagagagaggacCAAAAATGCTTCAACTGAAGAGTCAAAGCTATTTTTGGATGCTCTTGATTTACTAAACATGAGAGAGGAGGTATtcctaaaaatattaaaggaccCTAATTCTTCGTTAGCGCATCAGTTACATGGTACACAGGCATCCAAAGGCTTAACCAAGTCCGTGTCATTTCCTTCCCGTTTTTCACTGGGAAAAATTGTCAGGTCAAGCAATCATAAGAGCAGTCAAGACAATTCAGTAACATCAACAAATGTGAATAGCGAGGATGAAGTTGCAAAAGGTGTGCCGATAAGTTCACCTGTTGCCAAACAGAATCGGCATCAAAGTAAACTTGTCCTTGAGCGTTTCAAGAACTTGAGGAAGAAAATAAGACATATGCTTAAGGAGAGCAATAAGGAGAAGCGTCGAATTGTCATGGATGCTGTCCTTCATAAGGTTCTAAATGATCGTAGCTCATTCAAGGACGTTAAACAAGGAACCAATTTACCTGAGAAGCCATCTGCAGATGGAAATGACACCAGTCACTACTCTTCTCCATTTAGCAAGAGCCAAATGAAATGCTATTCAAGAACGTCGTCGCTCAATGAATCTTTAGACAGATATAATAGATTACTTGAATCCTGCTTCAGTAGGGAAGAAAAACAACACAGCTCTGAAATGTCAAGTTTCAGAGCATCAAGATCACCCTCACCGGCTAGAAGTAGACCCATTGTCCTGGACAGGATTCTGTCTTTGCCTGATCTTAGAAATTATCCTTCTTTCCGAATTGAGGACACTCCCGAAGTCAGTTATTCAGAAACACTAGATACAGCTGCATCGACTGAATCGAGCAACAGCTTAAAACTGAAGTCCCTGGATGTTATTCCTTTAGGTTCAGAAAAGCAAACTAAACAAGATTCAAGTTCAGACTCCAAGATTCCTGAAGATTTTGTTGATGTCAATGAGACTTCCGATGACTTATATGGCTTAAACACAGAGGAAAACTTTTTTCCGGTTGAATGCAATATGGAGGCCACTTCATCTCCTAATTCCAAACTAGATAATTCAATTCCTACTCCTTTGCCTGGTATGAAATTTCAGGAAGCAGATACTGTCTCAGAAGAGCTCTCCACATTTGAAG GTATATCAGAAAATGCATTAGACACCGATGAAGAAGGACTATTGGCCAATGAACAGAAGAAAAGTCTTTTTCAAGTTCAAGTGGATGAAAGAAATAAAGCTGAATTCAATTATGTAAAAGATGTGTTGGAATTATCTGGCTTTAGTGGAAATATATTTATGATGAACCCTTCTTCAGTGTTAGAGGAAATGGAAGGATGTTTGCTTGCTCAACCCGAGAGTTCAGGATATGCTGAATATGGAAACTGTGATCAACTTCTTCTGTTTGATTTAATCAATGAGGTCTTATTACAACTTTATGAGAGATCATCTTTATACTGGCCAAGGTCTTTAACGACTCGTTCTTATATCCATCCAACACCTGTGGCCTACCATCTGCTTGAGGAAGTGTGGACGGATATAAGCTGGTGTCTCAGCTTCAAGCTGGAGAATGATCTATCACTTGATGATGCTATGAGCCACGATCTTGCAAAACGCGACAATTGGATGAACCTGCAGTTTGATGCCGAGTGTGTTGGATTGGAGCTCGAGG
- the LOC138904468 gene encoding uncharacterized protein — protein sequence MDELVGNLKTYEMKRKKDSERREPKKEKNLVLKAENNDSSKEDSEMAYLTRRFQKMVRRNGGIPKRGSSSKPKNYDLCHKCGKPRHFIKDCPLLKQEHFKHNSDKAAKRNSVPDKCFKRKNVADRVVKQDLTAWGDSSSESEEENDAGDSSMMAVENEANEYDSIFALMAQSDDDEDDDNDEVNFRDVQRNLKSYSPKKLMSLANVLIDAYHSLVSDNDALTIELGDAEQTRDDLVVCVVDLKETIENLKNEKEFLTEKIASVEHERDDLMIVVVDLKEITKNFSKEKNALVEKIAITEQERDDFLGVIVDLEETIEGLKAECRPGNFEKGKQGIEMGTRKRTFSKTTPDECECIENVGGMGSTSTISQLINAQNSATEEIKKLNARNAILETQLSQAIVAPGPSSSSSEEVARLSKENAELSQQVENLREKLLAEQMSANARIDLVLNTLVSPSKPSFSSAPYENLPVTSVKFLSFVLMTCGSCFCLFCDVNGFHLYCSRFQQSKLAFVVMEKAYVL from the exons ATGGACGAGCTAGTTGGGAATCTGAAAACCTACGAGATGAAGAGAAAGAAGGACAGTGAAAGAAGAGAACCAAAGaaggagaagaacctggtactCAAAGCTGAAAATAATGATTCGAGTAAGGAGGATAGTGAAATGGCATACCTTACCAGAAGGTTTCAGAAAATGGTTCGAAGAAATGGAGGTATACCAAAGAGAGGCAGTTCCAGCAAACCAAAGAATTATGACCTCTGTCATAAGTGTGGAAAGCCAAGGCATTTCATCAAGGACTGTCCTCTTCTAAAGCAAGAGCATTTCAAGCACAACTCTGATAAAGCAGCCAAGAGGAACTCGGTTCCTGACAAATGCTTCAAAAGGAAAAACGTAGCTGACAGGGTTGTGAAGCAAGATCTTACAGCATGGGGAGACTCCTCCAGTGAatcagaagaagaaaatgatgcagGTGATAGTTCTATGATGGCAGTTGAAAATGAAGCAAATGAATATGACTCAATATTTGCTTTGATGGCTCAGTCAGacgatgatgaagatgatgacaatgatgaggTAAACTTTAGGGATGTTCAGAGGAATCTAAAATCCTACTCTCCCAAGAAACTCATGTCATTAGCTAATGTTTTGATTGATGCATATCATAGTCTTGTGAGTGATAATGATGCCTTGACCATAGAGTTAGGAGATGCTGAGCAGACTAGAGATGACTTGGTGGTTTGTGTAGTTGACCTGAAGGAAACTATAGAAAATTTGAAAAATGAGAAGGAGTTTCTAACAGAAAAAATTGCTAGTGTAGAACATGAAAGAGATGATTTAATGATAGTTGTAGTTGACTTGAAAGAAATTACAAAGAACTTTAGTAAAGAAAAGAATGCCTTAGTGGAGAAAATTGCCATTACTGAGCAAGAAAGAGATGATTTCTTAGGGGTAATCGTAGACCTAGAGGAAACAATTGAGGGACTTAAAGCAGAATGTAGGCCTGGAAATTTTGAAAAAGGGAA GCAGGGAATAGAGATGGGGACCAGGAAACGAACCTTCTCAAAAACTACACCGGATGAATGTGAATGtattgaaaatgttggaggaaTGGGAAGCACTTCGACGATCTCACAACTAATCAACGCCCAGAATAGTGCCACAGAGGAGATTAAGAAGTTGAATGCAAGGAACGCCATTCTTGAGACTCAGCTTAGTCAGGCTATAGTAGCACCAGGACCCTCCAGTTCATCAAGTGAAGAAGTTGCTCGTCTGTCTAAAGAAAATGCTGAGCTTAGTCAACAGGTGGAGAACCTGCGAGAGAAACTGCTCGCAGAGCAAATGTCTGCAAATGCTCGGATTGACCTTGTTCTCAACACTCTTGTTTCCCCCTCCAAGCCTTCCTTCTCTAGTGCCCCCTATGAAAATCTTCCAGTGACCAGTGTCAAGTTTCTATCTTTTGTTTTGATGACTTGTGGTAGTTGTTTTTGTCTTTTTTGTGATGTGAATGGATTTCACCTGTACTGCTCTCGCTTTCAACAGTCCAAACTTGCCTTTGTTGTAATGGAAAAGGCTTATGTTTTATAA